GGGCCAGGATCCGGGCGCTGGAGGTCTTGCCGCATCCCCGCGGCCCGGAGAAGAGGTACGCGTGGTTGAGCCGACCGGTGCGCAGCGCCTGCGACAGCGGCTCGGTGACGTGTTCCTGGCCGATGACCTCCGCGAACGTCCTCGGCCGGTACTTGCGGTAGAGCGCCAGGGCCACTCTCCCCGCCTCCTTTCGACCGAGCGATTCTGCGCCGGGGGCCATTTTGCGCGGACGGTAGGGTCGCCGCCACCCCGGACCGGGCCGGCGGCTGAGCCGGCGGTCCTGGTGCCGGGTCCCGGCGGCCGGGATGCTTGGTGCCGGGCCGTCTGCCAGGCTGTCACGCCGGACCGACGATTTCCAGGCCGAACCCGGTCAGGCCGCAGGCTACTTGGCCGGGATCAGGCCGGATCAGGCCGTACGGTCGGCTCGGCTCGGCTCGGAGACGAAAGGGCCCCCCGTGCACCCGCCAGAGCTCGCTTATCCTTGCTGCCTTCCGGCCCTGGGGAGGTTCACGAGATGCACGCCGCACGAGGGGTTGGCCTCACTCTACCCCGGCCTGTCCGGGCTTGCCGGCGGCCCCGGCCCGCTGTGGCTGTAGCGATCGTGGCCTGTATCCTGTCGGACGGAGGATTCGCCTAGAGGCCTAGGGCGCACGCTTGGAAAGCGTGTTGGGTTCACACCCTCACGAGTTCGAATCTCGTATCCTCCGCTCTCTGCAGAGCAGCCACGACGACAGGGCCGGCCCCACCGGGGACCGGCCCTGATTCGTCGCGTTCACAGGTGCGCTTCGTCGGGGCGTCCGCCCCAGGATCAGCCTGTCCCAGCTGGTTCCACCTGGGCCTGCGGGTCAGCCGACGGCGACGCCTCGATCACCACTTCAGGCGATGCGGAGGCTGGCACGGGGGGCGCCACGGGCGGCGCGGAGCCCTCGATCGGCGGAGTGTCCAGCGCGGGTGTGGGCGTGGGTGCCGGGCTCGGAGTCGGGCTCGGGACGGGTGGCGGCTCCGGCGAGACGATGGGTGACGAGTGGCCTGGATCGATCGGAGCCGGCTGCTGGCTGGATGACGACGCGCTGACCACACCGATGCCCAACGTCACGACCACGAGTACGGCCAGCCCGCTGCCGGCCGTCGCGGCGATCCGACGGCGACGGCGTGCCCGCCGGCCGGCCGCGATCATGGCGTACGGGGTCAGCTGGTGCGGTGGCGCGCCGGTCGCCCTGATCTCGGCAAACGCCGAAGTCAAGTCGGACTCGTTCACCGGTCTCGCCCCCCTATCGCCACGTCGTCGGGCAGAAGTTCGCGCATCCGTTGCAGGCCACGGGCGCATTGGCTCTTCACGGTAGTCAGTGAGCGTAAGAAGCCAGAAGAATCTGGGATCTACCGAAACCGGTCCTGACCAGCGGCATCCTGCCTGGTGCGACCGCACCCGATGCACAGCTGATGCGGCTGCGCTGTCCGGCAAGGGCTACCGCCCCGGTGCCGCAGGGCGGCACCGGTCGGCACCGGTCCGTCTCGATCTGACCACAGCGATAGCCCTCGCGCCGCAGGCCGGGGAGGCGTATCTGACGCAGGCTCTCGCCCCGTGGCCCTGCGAGACCTATCTCCACATCCAGCACGGTGACAGCGACATCGCGATGACGGTGAGGAACGCGTCGCCGTTGTTGTCCGCGCTGCGGCTGCTCACGACCGAAGCCGAGGCCGAAAGTGGGTGGTCGTGGTGAGGAGCCGTACGGATCGAATCCTGACGGCCGTGACCGTGGTGTGTGTCGCGGGGCTGGCCGTCGTCGCGGGAACGATCTCGTTCGCGCACATGCACGAGCTGGCGACCGAGCACGACCAGCACGGATGGAAGGCGTTCGCGTTCCCGATCAGCGTCGACGGGCTGGAGATCGTCGCCGCTCTGTACATGGTGGTGCAGCGTCGCGCGGGACGGCGGACGGGATGGTTGCCGTGGATCGCCTTGGTGGTCGGCACCGCCGCGAGCCTGGCCGCGAACATCGCGGTCGGCGGTGAAAGCGTGATCGGCAAGATCCTGGCCGGCTGGCCCGCGCTGTCGATGCTCATCGCAGTGAAGCTGCTGTTCAGCATGATCGACCACGGCGAGAAGGATCAGCGGACCGTCCCGGACGATCAGCGGACGTCCGCCGGCCGTCCCGCCGCGCCGGGGACGGTCCCACCAGTCTCCTCGGACACCAGACCGCCGTCGGTGCCGACACCGGACAAGCCTGCCGCTCTCTCCGACGTGCCCCCGAGCGGCGAGATACATGAGTCCGCGAAACTGACCGCAGGACAGTCGGAGGACTTGGCCCCCAACCTTGTCCCGACCGACTCACGCGCCGTCGCCCACCTACTTCCGGACGCACGGGCCGCCTACACGGCGTTAACGATCAAGGGCCGTGCGGTGTCGCGGGACAAACTGGCCGAGGCGATGCGCGACGACGGGCACGGGGTGTCCAACGAACGCGCATCGCTGCTACTGCGGATCATCAGAGCCGAGCAGGAAGTCTCCGTCACCTCGCCTGCTGGGGCGGGAGAACGGACCCAACGATGACAGGCTTGCAGTCCATCAAGGAGCCGCCACCACCGCTGTGCTTGCAGCAAAGCCACACATCGGCAGGCATGCCAAGCGGTGGAGAGTCGCATCGAATCACATAGTCGCATGATTCGGCGACCTGTTGTCGCCCTCCTGACGGATCTACGTCGGATTCAGGTCTGAAAGATCGCCAGGTTCGTCGTCATCTCGCTGCTCCCGCCGAACTACCCGAATGGTCCCGTTCGGCCAATCCAGGCCGGCTACCCTGACTTTCTTCTGCCGATATCGGCGTTTGGGTAGCGCGTACAGTACGAGCACCACTAGGAGCACCACAAGGACACCGATATAGCCAGCAAGGGAAGTTGCTGCACCAAACTGCGTCACGGTTTGCAGTGGAGACGCAAGCAATCCCGCGACGCCACCGTCGGGCACGGCGTCGATCAGCTTCACGGTCTGATCGATGGCGGGTAGCCCGAACGCAATTGCTGCAGCGAAAGCTGCTGCAGCCACAGCCGTCGATCGAGCGGCCGCCCGCTCTGCCCGTTCGGCTGCAACAATCGAACCAAGTTGGTCTAGGCGCTCTCCTAGTAACGCTCGCATGCGTTCGGCACCCGACCGCGCCAGGAGGTCCCTGACTACGTCCTGAGCATCTCCGTATGCAAGCGCAGATCGATAGAACTCCTGCAATTCAAAGATGATCCTTCGTTGAAGATCTCGCGCGACTGCAGCCGTCGGACTGTTGACGGCCGCTTCCAGTGAGGCGCTCACGGCTCGCAGTTGCCAGTGCTGCAAAAGGAAATTTTCGACAAGCAAGAGTGTCCAAAGATGATCGTCGAACCTCTTTCGTTCCCGATTCCAGGAGATCCGCGTAGTGGACGCATAGGCATGCCAGACTGAGTGGTTCAGGTCGTAAGTCCTTCGGGGTTACGCGGCCTGGGCGTGTGCGGCGGGCTGGTGTTGGCAGTCGGCGTGTTGCTCGGGGTGTGGGTCTTTCCGTTCGTGTCGTTCGATCCGGGCCAGTAGGTCGGTGAGGTCGGTCGGGGTGAACTTCCATCTGAAGGGCCGGGCGGTCGCGTTGTAGCGCTGTTCGAAGGCGGCGAGGCGGTATTGCACCTGGTCGAGGCTGGTGAAGTCGTTGGGGGTGACGACTTTGCGTTGCACGATGGAGAAGTAGATCTCGATTTGGTTGAGCCAGGAGGCGTGGACCGGGGTGTGGATCATGACGGCGTTGGGGTAGCGCCTGCGCAGGCGGTCGATCGCGGTCTGGCCCCGGTGGGAGGAGCCGTTGTCGACGATCCAGAACACGCGGCGGGCGGAGGCGTACGGTTCCCGGGTCATGACCTCGTCGACGAGGTCGGTGAACGGGGTGATGCCGGTGGTGTCGTGGCAGAGTCCGATGACGTGGGCGCGGTGCACGTCGTAGGCGGCGAGGTAGGCGAGGGCGCCGCCGCGGTCGTACTCGTGGTTGACCCGCATGGCGCGGCCGGTGCCGGGGGGCAGTGTGGGGTGGCAGCGGCAGCGGGCCTGGATGGAGGTCTTCTCGTCGGCGCTGATGACGTACTCGTCGTCGCCCAGTGGCCGACCGTCGAAGACGCGCTGGTAGAGGTTCAGGACGCGGGTGGCGCGGGTGGCGAAGTCCGGGTCCCGGATGAAGATCCACGACTGGTGTCGCCAGGGTTTGATCGTGTCGGCGGCCAGGATTCTGCGGATCGTGGCCGGTGAGATCGTCTCGGCGATTCCCCGGGCGGCGACCTCTCTGGCGAGGTCGGGGCAGTTCCACTTCGACAGCGGTGTGCCGGTCTCGGCCGGTAGTTGACAGGCCAGGGCTTTGACCTCGGCGATCTGGACCGGGGTGAGACGGGGCGGTCGTCCGCTGCGGGGTCGGTCTGTCAGCCCGGCCATGCCCTCGTCGGCGTACCGACCGCGCCAGCGTCGTACCGTGTCGACGGTGACCTGATGCCGGCGGGCGATCGCCGCGTTGGAGTGGCCACGGGCGGCGTCGCGGACGATCCGGGCGCGGATGACCTGCTGGTAGCCGGCGGCATGTGAGCGGGCCAGGGTTTCGAGCCGGTGCCGGTCGGCGGCGGACACGGTGATCTGGCGGGCGTGGCAGGCGGGCACTGGAGGACTCCACGGTCGATCGACGGCCCCCGTGGCGGATCACGATCCTTGCCGGATGACGGCTCGACAGCGGCACGTGACACGCCGCGAACGGGGAGGATGAGGCCATGCCCACGATCCCCGCGTCGACCAAGGCGTCCTTGATCCAGCGGCTGAGCGGGCACGCCCGCCGGAACTGGCCACAGGTGGCGGGCGTGCACGTGCGGTACCACGGCCAGTTCGCCTACGTCACCGTCGAGCTGACCGACGGTGAACGGCTCCCCCTGATGCGACTGCGTTACGGCGGTTCCGCCCACCGGTGGGGTACCGCCATCCACACCGCCAGCACGAACGACTACGAGAACCAGGTCTGGTTCACCGGCACCACCGAGGAAGCCTTCGACCTGGTCTGCGACCTCAAGCTCAGCCCCAGGACCTCTTGATC
The sequence above is a segment of the Solwaraspora sp. WMMD406 genome. Coding sequences within it:
- a CDS encoding DUF2637 domain-containing protein; its protein translation is MTVVCVAGLAVVAGTISFAHMHELATEHDQHGWKAFAFPISVDGLEIVAALYMVVQRRAGRRTGWLPWIALVVGTAASLAANIAVGGESVIGKILAGWPALSMLIAVKLLFSMIDHGEKDQRTVPDDQRTSAGRPAAPGTVPPVSSDTRPPSVPTPDKPAALSDVPPSGEIHESAKLTAGQSEDLAPNLVPTDSRAVAHLLPDARAAYTALTIKGRAVSRDKLAEAMRDDGHGVSNERASLLLRIIRAEQEVSVTSPAGAGERTQR
- a CDS encoding IS630 family transposase; the encoded protein is MPACHARQITVSAADRHRLETLARSHAAGYQQVIRARIVRDAARGHSNAAIARRHQVTVDTVRRWRGRYADEGMAGLTDRPRSGRPPRLTPVQIAEVKALACQLPAETGTPLSKWNCPDLAREVAARGIAETISPATIRRILAADTIKPWRHQSWIFIRDPDFATRATRVLNLYQRVFDGRPLGDDEYVISADEKTSIQARCRCHPTLPPGTGRAMRVNHEYDRGGALAYLAAYDVHRAHVIGLCHDTTGITPFTDLVDEVMTREPYASARRVFWIVDNGSSHRGQTAIDRLRRRYPNAVMIHTPVHASWLNQIEIYFSIVQRKVVTPNDFTSLDQVQYRLAAFEQRYNATARPFRWKFTPTDLTDLLARIERHERKDPHPEQHADCQHQPAAHAQAA
- a CDS encoding PH domain-containing protein, with amino-acid sequence MPTIPASTKASLIQRLSGHARRNWPQVAGVHVRYHGQFAYVTVELTDGERLPLMRLRYGGSAHRWGTAIHTASTNDYENQVWFTGTTEEAFDLVCDLKLSPRTS